From the Maioricimonas rarisocia genome, one window contains:
- the rpsG gene encoding 30S ribosomal protein S7 gives MAKRFTASATQLQPDPRYGSKLASKFVNCLMRDGKKGVALRVFYDALEAVEKKVPEESPIDVFTHAVENVKPAIEVRSKRVGGATYQVPTPVSSKRQQALAIRWILAAARGRKGRPIAGSLADEFVAAYRREGTAMTTRENVHRMADANKAFAHFAW, from the coding sequence GTGCGACGCAGCTCCAGCCCGATCCCCGTTATGGATCGAAGCTCGCGTCGAAGTTTGTCAATTGCCTGATGCGCGACGGCAAGAAGGGCGTTGCCCTTCGCGTCTTCTATGACGCCCTCGAAGCCGTCGAGAAGAAGGTGCCCGAAGAAAGCCCGATTGACGTCTTCACCCACGCGGTCGAAAACGTCAAGCCGGCCATCGAAGTCCGCTCCAAGCGGGTCGGCGGTGCCACCTATCAGGTGCCCACACCGGTCAGCTCCAAGCGGCAGCAGGCGCTGGCGATCCGCTGGATCCTGGCGGCAGCACGTGGCCGTAAGGGACGCCCGATCGCCGGTAGCCTGGCTGACGAGTTCGTCGCCGCCTACCGCCGCGAAGGCACCGCGATGACCACCCGCGAGAACGTTCATCGTATGGCCGATGCCAACAAGGCGTTCGCTCACTTCGCCTGGTGA